In uncultured Desulfobacter sp., one DNA window encodes the following:
- the fliE gene encoding flagellar hook-basal body complex protein FliE codes for MDEINTQVPGKLSLYRESVANRAAKRSPEFMERLESAVLKVNNNQHVADDSVEAVIEGRLGIHEGMMALGKASTSLKVLAQVRNKAMSAYEEIMRMQV; via the coding sequence ATGGATGAAATAAACACACAAGTTCCCGGCAAACTCTCCTTGTACAGGGAATCGGTGGCGAACCGGGCAGCCAAACGAAGCCCCGAATTTATGGAACGTCTGGAATCAGCTGTCCTGAAAGTGAATAATAATCAGCATGTGGCAGATGATTCTGTTGAGGCCGTCATTGAAGGCAGGCTCGGCATCCATGAAGGCATGATGGCATTAGGCAAAGCCTCCACCTCCCTGAAAGTGCTGGCACAAGTTCGGAACAAGGCCATGAGTGCCTATGAAGAAATCATGCGTATGCAGGTATAA
- the fliF gene encoding flagellar basal-body MS-ring/collar protein FliF codes for MNPVAEKIITMVKEMSMVRKVLLSGLVLVVVAGFITMFVWANQTPYKVAYSGLSQEDAAAVVEMLKSAKTPYRLTGDGTTIMVPEPMVYDVRLTMAKEGIPKGTGVGYEIFDKSEFGTTEFVQKINKKRALQGELARTIAAFEAVKDAKVMIVLPKESVFVEETKQPSASILLELIDDLEKEEVAAIAHLVASSIQDLTPKLVTIVDTAGRILFEGKSEEEQARIDAENLADAQYQYKVRFEENLTRRIQTMLERIVGADKAIVRVTSEMDFSKNNMNEEIYDPFERGGEFIRSRKNRAEKIVQLDKEVGIPSSVNPITDEKQAANETRERVNKSDDTVNYEISRRVRETQKPMAELTRLSVAAVIDGKYEFQADDNGETKRVYMPRSAEEMQQFQSIVTRAMGYNEERNDQVSMECFPFASIDDMQGTQEKLTGWRMVQKEYGRLIANLLLVFVLFLFIIRPIIKTVRDIKVTVEQEALPSPEELAQLEAKDKEIAFIDMDADQQREFFEMMSEEQKEDFIQRMTGAERNAYLTNMSDQEKARYYAERDLFRTVNIIKGWLSDIEEEEED; via the coding sequence ATGAATCCAGTAGCTGAAAAAATCATTACCATGGTCAAAGAGATGAGCATGGTCCGAAAAGTTCTCTTAAGCGGACTGGTCCTGGTGGTGGTGGCAGGGTTTATCACCATGTTTGTATGGGCCAATCAAACCCCGTATAAAGTTGCATATTCAGGGTTAAGCCAGGAAGATGCCGCCGCTGTCGTGGAAATGCTAAAATCCGCCAAGACGCCCTATCGCCTTACTGGTGACGGGACGACCATTATGGTGCCCGAACCCATGGTGTATGATGTCCGGCTGACCATGGCCAAGGAAGGGATCCCCAAAGGCACAGGGGTTGGATACGAAATTTTCGATAAAAGCGAGTTCGGCACCACCGAGTTCGTCCAAAAAATCAATAAGAAACGAGCGCTTCAGGGGGAACTGGCACGCACCATTGCGGCATTTGAGGCGGTTAAGGACGCCAAAGTCATGATTGTGCTGCCCAAGGAATCGGTTTTTGTGGAAGAGACCAAACAGCCTTCGGCATCCATTCTGCTGGAACTGATCGATGATCTTGAAAAAGAAGAAGTGGCGGCCATCGCACACCTGGTGGCCTCTTCGATCCAGGACCTGACCCCGAAATTGGTCACCATTGTGGATACTGCCGGCCGGATTCTATTTGAAGGAAAATCCGAAGAGGAGCAGGCCCGTATTGATGCAGAAAATCTTGCAGATGCGCAGTATCAGTATAAGGTACGGTTCGAAGAAAACCTGACACGCAGAATACAAACCATGCTCGAACGTATCGTGGGTGCGGACAAAGCCATTGTCCGGGTTACCTCGGAAATGGATTTTTCCAAAAATAACATGAATGAAGAAATTTATGATCCCTTTGAGCGGGGTGGAGAGTTCATACGCAGCCGAAAGAACAGAGCTGAAAAGATCGTTCAGCTTGATAAAGAGGTGGGTATCCCGTCATCGGTAAACCCCATCACAGACGAAAAACAGGCCGCGAACGAAACCCGGGAGCGGGTCAATAAAAGCGATGACACGGTCAATTACGAGATCAGTCGGCGGGTCAGGGAAACCCAGAAACCCATGGCTGAACTCACAAGGCTTTCGGTTGCAGCTGTGATTGACGGTAAATATGAGTTCCAGGCAGATGACAATGGCGAAACCAAACGGGTGTATATGCCCAGGTCCGCCGAAGAGATGCAGCAGTTCCAAAGTATTGTAACCAGAGCCATGGGGTATAACGAAGAGCGCAACGATCAGGTTTCCATGGAGTGCTTTCCCTTTGCTTCCATTGACGATATGCAGGGCACCCAGGAAAAACTTACGGGTTGGCGCATGGTTCAAAAGGAATACGGACGCCTCATTGCCAATCTACTGCTGGTTTTTGTATTGTTCCTGTTTATCATTCGGCCGATCATAAAAACGGTTCGCGACATCAAAGTTACTGTCGAACAAGAAGCATTACCCTCACCCGAGGAACTTGCCCAGCTTGAGGCAAAGGATAAGGAAATCGCCTTTATTGATATGGATGCCGATCAGCAGCGCGAATTTTTTGAAATGATGAGCGAAGAGCAGAAAGAAGATTTCATCCAGAGAATGACCGGCGCTGAGCGGAACGCGTACCTGACAAATATGAGTGACCAGGAAAAGGCCAGGTATTACGCGGAAAGAGACCTGTTCAGGACCGTAAATATCATCAAAGGATGGCTTAGTGACATAGAGGAAGAAGAGGAGGACTAA
- the fliG gene encoding flagellar motor switch protein FliG — protein sequence MPQEIDPANLNGNQKAAIFLMYMGEEYTTQVLSKMKEQEIGEIAFEMSKVEQITPELLKVVCADFNVKFEGESKMIVEGDSFIKNVVTKTLKDKEAKAILDDLEKKKQAKPFIWSRNVNPGTLSSYIEGEHPQTIAMILAHMPAEISAEILMNLPDELKGDISMRIARLGQISEDVVRDVDKALKYELSGAVGPGGKAGGLEVLVDIINGVDKSTEDAVMEYVEEDDAEMANEIRKLMFVFEDLTNVDDTAMREILKKVEGQQLTYALKTATEDMKSKIFANLSQRAGEMLKDDLDAMGPVRLAEVEEAQQAVVRAAKELEADGTITLGKGKDDVLV from the coding sequence ATGCCACAAGAAATTGATCCGGCAAACCTGAATGGTAATCAAAAAGCGGCAATATTTCTCATGTACATGGGAGAAGAATATACAACCCAGGTCTTGTCAAAAATGAAAGAGCAGGAAATTGGAGAAATCGCCTTTGAAATGTCCAAGGTTGAGCAAATTACCCCTGAACTGCTCAAGGTTGTGTGTGCTGATTTCAATGTAAAATTTGAAGGGGAATCCAAGATGATTGTTGAAGGGGACTCCTTTATAAAAAATGTGGTAACCAAGACACTCAAGGACAAAGAAGCCAAAGCCATTCTGGACGATCTGGAAAAAAAGAAACAGGCAAAACCTTTTATATGGAGCCGCAATGTAAATCCAGGCACGTTATCCTCATATATTGAAGGAGAACATCCCCAGACCATCGCCATGATCCTGGCCCATATGCCTGCAGAAATTTCCGCGGAAATTCTGATGAACCTGCCGGATGAACTCAAGGGTGATATCTCCATGAGAATCGCCCGGCTCGGCCAAATTTCCGAAGACGTTGTCAGGGACGTGGACAAAGCGTTGAAATATGAGCTCAGCGGTGCGGTGGGCCCGGGCGGCAAGGCCGGCGGTCTGGAAGTTTTGGTGGATATTATCAATGGTGTGGACAAATCCACCGAAGACGCGGTTATGGAATATGTTGAGGAAGATGATGCGGAAATGGCCAATGAAATACGCAAACTCATGTTTGTATTTGAGGATTTGACCAATGTGGATGATACGGCCATGAGGGAAATCCTCAAGAAGGTGGAAGGCCAGCAGCTCACCTACGCCTTGAAGACGGCCACCGAAGATATGAAGTCCAAGATATTTGCCAACCTGTCCCAGCGGGCCGGTGAAATGCTCAAAGACGATCTGGATGCCATGGGTCCTGTTCGCCTGGCAGAGGTTGAAGAAGCCCAGCAGGCAGTCGTCCGGGCAGCCAAAGAACTTGAGGCCGACGGTACCATAACCTTAGGTAAAGGAAAGGATGATGTCCTTGTCTGA
- a CDS encoding FliH/SctL family protein — translation MSLSDQDEHKAESLLSQEDEFKAIDVGALDNFDEEVSLKEPNTEPDFERFKLLFDPLEVQREEGGFEAVYKVTKKLKEELFEPLIEGADVEGSSDQKDVAEPLEETEGADEPEEGPTPEEQGFAAGYEQGMAQGLEKGEADGHAKGYEAGLEQGRQEGFEQGEADGFAKGEAEGLEKGMAEGLDAGKQEIIQEMSQVLDPFRQALGTADKMLENMLARYETQLVELVCQIAEKVVLAKLDSDDTVIKHTIMDALSHLASPEQITLSVAAEDYEYVEMIKETFFESVRSLTQITVNTDAMIPKGGCRIESAGATIATDPESKLKAVYDAIVQAKA, via the coding sequence ATGTCCTTGTCTGATCAAGATGAACATAAAGCCGAATCTTTGTTGTCACAAGAGGATGAATTCAAGGCCATTGATGTAGGCGCTCTTGACAATTTCGATGAAGAGGTGTCATTGAAGGAGCCAAACACCGAGCCAGATTTTGAGCGGTTCAAGCTTTTATTTGACCCTTTGGAAGTCCAAAGGGAGGAAGGCGGATTTGAAGCTGTTTATAAAGTGACCAAAAAGCTTAAAGAGGAGCTGTTCGAACCCCTAATTGAGGGTGCGGATGTGGAAGGTTCGTCAGACCAAAAGGATGTCGCAGAACCCTTGGAAGAAACTGAAGGTGCAGATGAGCCGGAAGAAGGTCCCACACCGGAAGAACAGGGTTTTGCCGCAGGGTATGAACAGGGTATGGCCCAAGGCCTTGAAAAAGGAGAGGCTGACGGCCATGCCAAGGGCTATGAAGCAGGATTGGAACAAGGCAGGCAGGAGGGATTCGAGCAAGGAGAGGCCGACGGATTTGCCAAAGGCGAGGCTGAAGGGTTGGAAAAGGGGATGGCAGAAGGGCTGGATGCCGGGAAACAGGAAATTATCCAGGAAATGTCGCAGGTGCTTGATCCTTTTAGACAAGCATTGGGCACCGCAGACAAGATGCTGGAAAACATGCTGGCAAGATACGAAACCCAATTGGTAGAACTGGTCTGTCAAATTGCCGAAAAAGTGGTGCTGGCCAAACTGGACTCGGATGATACCGTGATCAAGCATACAATCATGGACGCGTTGTCCCACCTTGCCTCCCCGGAGCAAATTACCCTGAGTGTGGCTGCCGAAGACTATGAATATGTGGAGATGATTAAAGAGACCTTTTTTGAATCTGTGCGCTCCTTAACCCAGATTACGGTGAATACGGATGCCATGATTCCCAAAGGGGGGTGCCGTATTGAAAGTGCTGGTGCCACCATTGCCACAGATCCGGAATCCAAACTGAAGGCAGTTTACGACGCCATTGTCCAGGCAAAGGCTTAG
- a CDS encoding FliI/YscN family ATPase — protein sequence MNDLFEKINFSVYADAVKKVRTVTPEGRVSQVIGLIAEGDSLGLGVGGVCRIINDHGMAVMAEVVGFRQEKALFMPFGDIRGISMGSRIVPVASSPMVPVGDDMLGRVMDGMGNPIDKKGPISGTTAYYLYGKPLGPLERKMIKEPLDVGIGAINSMITLGRGQRVAIMAGSGVGKSVLMGMMTKHTNADVVVIGLIGERGREVKDFVEETLGEEGLKRAVLVAATSDSPPLTRMRGAYLATTIAEYFRDQGKDVLLMLDSITRFAMSSRDVGLAAGEPPTTRGYTPSFFVQIPILLERPGVLESGGSITGIYTVLVEGDDMNDPVGDTVRSITDGHIVLSRDLANRGHYPAIDVMASVSRVMRDVSNPDHMTMRDKAVNIMASYRNAEDMITIGAYVDGSDPDVDQARKLMPGINQLLRQQIGQKMDMQASITGLKKALGIKGAPTELKKNQA from the coding sequence ATGAATGATCTTTTTGAAAAAATAAATTTCAGCGTTTATGCCGATGCAGTGAAAAAGGTCAGGACCGTGACACCGGAAGGCCGGGTATCCCAGGTGATCGGCCTGATTGCCGAAGGGGACAGTTTAGGTCTTGGCGTGGGAGGTGTGTGCCGCATTATCAATGACCATGGCATGGCAGTGATGGCCGAAGTCGTGGGTTTTCGGCAGGAAAAAGCCTTGTTCATGCCCTTTGGAGATATCCGGGGCATCAGCATGGGAAGCCGGATTGTGCCGGTGGCATCTTCCCCCATGGTGCCGGTGGGTGATGACATGCTTGGGCGGGTCATGGACGGCATGGGAAACCCCATTGACAAGAAGGGGCCCATTTCAGGGACAACCGCCTATTATCTATATGGAAAGCCTTTGGGGCCCCTGGAACGTAAAATGATCAAAGAGCCCCTGGATGTGGGCATCGGGGCCATAAATTCCATGATTACCCTGGGCCGGGGGCAGCGTGTGGCTATCATGGCCGGTTCCGGGGTGGGCAAAAGTGTGCTCATGGGCATGATGACCAAACACACCAATGCGGATGTGGTGGTGATCGGACTGATTGGGGAGCGGGGACGTGAGGTCAAAGATTTTGTAGAGGAGACCCTGGGCGAAGAGGGGCTCAAGCGGGCAGTCCTTGTGGCGGCCACATCGGATTCCCCGCCGTTGACCCGTATGCGGGGAGCGTATCTGGCCACTACCATTGCCGAATACTTCAGGGACCAGGGTAAAGATGTGCTGCTCATGCTGGATTCCATTACCCGGTTTGCCATGTCTTCCCGGGATGTGGGATTGGCGGCCGGTGAACCACCGACCACCAGGGGATATACCCCCTCATTTTTTGTGCAGATTCCCATTCTTTTAGAGCGGCCCGGCGTCCTTGAAAGCGGCGGGTCAATCACCGGCATCTACACGGTTCTGGTGGAAGGTGATGACATGAATGATCCGGTGGGCGATACGGTCCGGTCCATAACGGACGGACATATAGTCCTGTCCAGGGATCTTGCCAATCGCGGACACTACCCGGCCATTGATGTCATGGCCAGTGTTTCCAGGGTCATGCGGGATGTCAGCAATCCCGACCACATGACCATGCGGGACAAAGCCGTCAATATCATGGCGTCATATCGAAATGCCGAGGACATGATCACCATCGGTGCGTATGTGGACGGGTCAGATCCTGATGTGGACCAGGCCAGGAAGCTGATGCCCGGCATCAACCAGCTGCTGCGCCAGCAAATTGGCCAAAAAATGGATATGCAGGCCAGCATCACCGGCCTGAAAAAAGCGCTGGGAATCAAGGGCGCGCCGACTGAACTCAAAAAGAACCAGGCTTAA